One window of Sinorhizobium numidicum genomic DNA carries:
- the lipB gene encoding lipoyl(octanoyl) transferase LipB, which yields MQRENLSSHMFAPPQSPPVRWRIAAALVDYPEAVETMEREAAAIAAGAADELVWLVEHPPLYTAGTSADAADLVMPDRFPVFATGRGGEYTYHGPGQRVVYVMLDLKRRRQDVRAFVAALESVIIATLDSMNIKGERREDRVGVWVRRPEKPPLMDGSSAEDKVAAIGIRLRKWVSFHGFSLNVDPDLDHFGGIVPCGIRGYGVTSLVDLGLPVMMPDVDIRIREAFESVFGPTRAENE from the coding sequence ATGCAGCGTGAAAATCTCAGTTCGCACATGTTTGCGCCGCCGCAATCGCCGCCGGTGCGCTGGCGTATCGCCGCTGCCCTCGTCGATTATCCCGAGGCGGTCGAGACAATGGAACGGGAAGCCGCGGCAATTGCCGCCGGCGCCGCCGATGAACTCGTCTGGCTGGTCGAGCACCCGCCGCTTTACACGGCTGGAACCAGCGCCGATGCCGCCGACCTCGTGATGCCCGATCGCTTCCCGGTGTTTGCGACAGGCCGAGGCGGCGAATACACCTATCATGGTCCCGGGCAGCGGGTCGTCTACGTGATGCTCGACCTGAAGCGACGCCGGCAGGACGTTCGCGCTTTCGTCGCCGCCCTTGAAAGCGTCATCATCGCCACCCTCGATTCGATGAACATCAAAGGGGAGCGCCGGGAAGACCGGGTCGGCGTCTGGGTGCGCCGCCCGGAGAAGCCGCCACTCATGGACGGCTCCAGCGCCGAGGACAAGGTCGCTGCCATTGGTATCCGGCTGCGCAAGTGGGTGAGTTTCCACGGCTTCTCTTTAAACGTCGATCCGGACCTCGATCATTTCGGGGGGATCGTACCCTGTGGCATTCGCGGCTACGGGGTCACCAGTCTCGTCGACCTCGGTCTGCCGGTGATGATGCCTGACGTCGATATCCGCATCAGAGAAGCGTTCGAAAGCGTTTTCGGCCCGACGCGCGCGGAGAACGAGTGA
- a CDS encoding PrkA family serine protein kinase yields MQRSESDVFDLFSEIYTSAAQEEISLQEYLLACRDDKSMYATAQERMVDAIGEPTLVDTSADERLGRIFANRTIKIYPAFSDFFGMEDTIERIVGYFRYAAQGLEERKQILYLLGPVGGGKSSLAERLKKLMEQRPIYTLMVDGKISPVFESPLGLFHPERMADLLEDKYGIARRRLTGLISPWAAKRLDEVGGDISKFSVVKLMPSRLRQIGIAKTEPGDENNQDVSSLVGKVDIRQLENYSQADPDAYSYSGGLNRTTQGLLEFVEMFKAPIKVLHPLLTATQEGSYNGTENFGAFPYQGTILAHSNESEWLQFKNNRNNEAFLDRILVVKVPYCLRVTEEKMIYEKLLRESELVHNPCAPEVLENLSRFTVSTRLVPHENSPLYTKMRVYDGENLKDVDPKARSVQEYRDVAGVDEGMTGVSTRFAFKVLSETFNYDTKEVAADPVHLMYIMEQAIKREQFPKETEAAYLDFIKSELATRYAEFIGHEIQKAYLESYSEYGQNLFDRYIAYADAWLEDQDFKDPDTGQILNRKILDSELSQIEKPAGIANPKDFRNEVVKFTLRARAKNHGRNPSWTSYEKLREVIEKRMFGQVEDLLPVISFGSKKDSATEKQHVEFVQRMKERGYTERQVRRLVDWYMRVNKAG; encoded by the coding sequence ATGCAAAGGAGTGAATCTGACGTCTTCGACCTCTTTTCGGAGATTTATACGAGTGCAGCGCAAGAAGAGATAAGTCTACAGGAATATCTTCTCGCATGTCGCGACGACAAGAGCATGTACGCTACCGCGCAGGAGCGAATGGTAGACGCCATTGGAGAACCGACCCTCGTCGATACAAGCGCTGACGAGCGTCTCGGTCGAATCTTCGCCAACCGAACCATCAAGATCTACCCTGCCTTCTCGGATTTCTTCGGCATGGAGGACACGATCGAACGGATCGTGGGATACTTCCGCTATGCTGCTCAGGGGCTCGAGGAACGCAAGCAGATCCTTTATCTCTTGGGACCGGTCGGCGGTGGCAAGTCCTCGCTGGCCGAGCGCCTGAAGAAGCTGATGGAGCAGCGTCCCATCTACACGCTGATGGTTGATGGCAAGATCAGCCCGGTATTCGAATCTCCGCTCGGCCTGTTCCATCCTGAGCGCATGGCCGATCTTCTGGAAGATAAATACGGTATTGCCCGGCGGAGACTGACGGGCCTGATATCGCCCTGGGCCGCCAAGCGGCTCGATGAGGTCGGTGGCGACATATCGAAATTCAGCGTCGTCAAGCTGATGCCCTCTCGGCTGCGCCAGATTGGCATTGCCAAGACAGAGCCGGGCGACGAAAACAACCAGGACGTCTCCTCGCTCGTCGGCAAGGTCGACATCCGTCAGCTCGAGAACTACAGCCAGGCCGATCCCGACGCCTATTCCTATAGCGGTGGTTTGAACCGCACGACACAGGGTCTGCTCGAATTCGTCGAGATGTTCAAGGCGCCAATCAAGGTCCTGCACCCGCTTCTGACTGCGACCCAGGAAGGCAGCTACAACGGCACGGAAAACTTCGGTGCGTTTCCGTATCAGGGCACCATCCTGGCCCATTCCAACGAATCGGAATGGCTTCAATTCAAGAACAACCGGAACAATGAGGCGTTTCTCGACCGTATCCTGGTGGTCAAGGTTCCCTATTGCCTGCGGGTCACCGAGGAGAAGATGATCTATGAGAAACTTCTTCGCGAGAGCGAACTGGTCCATAATCCTTGCGCGCCGGAAGTGCTGGAGAACCTGAGTCGCTTTACCGTCTCCACCAGGCTCGTTCCGCACGAGAATTCGCCTCTCTATACGAAGATGCGGGTCTATGACGGCGAGAACCTCAAGGACGTCGACCCGAAGGCGCGCTCGGTGCAGGAATATCGCGACGTCGCCGGCGTTGACGAGGGCATGACCGGCGTCAGCACGCGTTTTGCCTTCAAGGTCCTCTCCGAGACCTTCAACTATGACACCAAGGAGGTCGCCGCCGATCCGGTGCATCTCATGTATATTATGGAGCAGGCGATCAAACGGGAGCAGTTTCCAAAGGAGACGGAGGCAGCCTATCTCGACTTCATCAAATCGGAGCTCGCCACCCGTTATGCGGAATTCATCGGCCATGAAATCCAGAAAGCCTATCTGGAATCCTACAGCGAGTACGGCCAGAACCTGTTCGACCGCTACATCGCCTATGCCGATGCCTGGCTCGAGGATCAGGACTTCAAGGATCCCGATACTGGACAGATACTCAACCGGAAAATCCTCGACAGTGAACTGTCGCAGATCGAGAAGCCGGCCGGCATCGCGAACCCGAAGGATTTCCGCAACGAAGTCGTCAAGTTCACGCTGCGCGCTCGCGCAAAGAACCATGGGCGCAACCCGTCCTGGACGAGCTATGAAAAGCTTCGGGAAGTGATTGAAAAGCGCATGTTCGGTCAGGTCGAGGATCTGTTGCCGGTGATCAGTTTCGGTTCCAAAAAGGACAGCGCCACCGAGAAACAGCATGTCGAATTCGTCCAACGCATGAAGGAGCGTGGATACACTGAACGGCAGGTGCGGCGACTCGTGGACTGGTACATGCGCGTGAACAAGGCAGGTTAA
- a CDS encoding YeaH/YhbH family protein, which produces MPNFIDRRLNPKDKSLGNRQRFLKRAREELKRAIKEQVKSGKIADVDAEHNVSMPARGVSEPTFQPASNSGERKHVLPGNREFAPGDRIPKQGSGGGAGRSGAGTGRSEDEFQFVLSREEVLDLFFEDLELPDMVKLNLKESVAFKRRRAGFSASGSPMNINVGRTMRNSYGRRIALRRPSRRELEAISDEIAKLEAKPDAGTKYQKRIDELREKLERLERRRRRIPYVDPVDIRFNRFEPQPLPNASAVMFCLMDVSASMGEREKDLAKRFFVLLHLFLKRRYERIDIVFIRHTDEAGEVDENTFFYSKQSGGTVVSTALEEMLRVIQERYPAREWNIYAAQASDGENISGDSEVCASLLSDELMRLCQYYAYVEIIDERETEIFGATDNGTSLWRAYRTVDSEWPNFQMTRIARPADIYPVFRKLFGKHSTMQLRK; this is translated from the coding sequence ATGCCGAATTTCATCGATCGCCGCCTTAACCCGAAGGACAAAAGCCTCGGCAACAGGCAGCGCTTCTTGAAACGGGCACGAGAGGAATTGAAACGGGCCATCAAGGAGCAGGTCAAATCGGGCAAGATTGCCGACGTCGACGCCGAACATAACGTGTCCATGCCCGCCCGTGGTGTCAGCGAGCCGACCTTTCAACCAGCCAGCAACAGTGGTGAAAGAAAGCATGTCCTTCCCGGCAACCGCGAGTTTGCGCCGGGTGACCGCATCCCCAAACAGGGTTCCGGTGGCGGTGCCGGGAGGTCGGGTGCCGGAACTGGTCGGAGCGAGGACGAATTTCAATTCGTCCTGTCACGCGAGGAGGTGCTCGATCTCTTCTTCGAGGACCTGGAACTTCCGGACATGGTAAAGCTCAACCTGAAGGAGTCCGTGGCCTTCAAGCGGCGCCGGGCAGGCTTCAGCGCTAGCGGGTCCCCGATGAACATCAATGTCGGGCGTACCATGCGCAACAGCTACGGTCGTCGCATCGCCCTGCGGCGACCGTCACGGCGGGAACTGGAGGCGATCTCCGACGAGATCGCCAAATTGGAGGCGAAACCGGACGCCGGTACGAAATACCAAAAACGCATCGACGAGCTGCGCGAGAAGCTGGAGAGGCTGGAACGCCGGCGTCGGCGCATTCCCTATGTCGATCCAGTCGATATTCGGTTCAATCGCTTCGAGCCCCAGCCGCTTCCGAATGCGAGCGCGGTGATGTTCTGCCTCATGGACGTCTCCGCCTCGATGGGCGAACGGGAGAAGGATCTCGCCAAGCGTTTTTTTGTGCTGCTGCATCTCTTCCTCAAGCGACGCTATGAGCGGATCGACATCGTCTTTATCCGCCATACGGATGAGGCGGGTGAGGTCGATGAGAACACTTTCTTCTACAGCAAGCAGAGCGGCGGTACGGTAGTTTCCACTGCACTGGAGGAGATGCTTCGCGTTATCCAGGAGCGTTATCCCGCACGGGAGTGGAACATCTATGCCGCCCAGGCCTCTGATGGGGAAAACATCTCCGGTGACTCGGAGGTTTGCGCTTCGCTTCTCAGTGACGAACTGATGCGGCTTTGCCAATATTATGCCTATGTTGAAATCATTGATGAACGCGAGACGGAGATTTTCGGCGCGACCGATAACGGGACGTCGCTCTGGCGCGCCTATCGCACCGTCGACAGCGAGTGGCCCAACTTCCAGATGACCCGGATTGCGAGGCCGGCGGATATCTATCCGGTTTTCCGGAAACTCTTCGGCAAGCATTCGACCATGCAATTGCGCAAGTGA
- a CDS encoding SpoVR family protein, whose protein sequence is MAQAPASNLLFQGSDWNFETLARTYDAIEEIALNELGLDVYPNQLEIISSEQMLDAYSSVGMPLMYQHWSFGKRFVFEDHFYRKGQRGLAYELVINSNPCITYLMEENTMALQALVTAHAAFGHNHFFKNNYLFQQWTDASAILNYMEFAKKYIAKCEERYGTPAVESILDSAHALMEQGVFRYRRPPRLSSAKERERTRERLEYEEQTYSDLWRTLPPTTESSDPTAVERDISERKKELNLPEENLLYFLEKTSLILEPWQREILRIVRVIAQYFYPQRQTKVMNEGCATFVHYTIMNRLFDQGKISEGAMLEVLQSHTNVVFQPGFDDPRFPGINPYALGFAMMQDIERICTNPTSEDRDWFPEIAGSGKWRETLLDAWANHRDESFILQYLSPALIRKFRLFLLTDEADEKYCEVASIHNERGYEAIRTALARSYDIGANQPDIQVMDVDLLGDRHLRLQHNVKNGVLLDEDNRDATLSHVRHLWGYDVSLEGVDAESGDTLYECTTAELSE, encoded by the coding sequence ATGGCACAGGCTCCGGCCTCAAACCTGCTGTTTCAGGGCTCTGACTGGAACTTCGAGACGCTGGCGCGCACCTACGATGCCATCGAAGAGATCGCGCTCAATGAACTCGGGCTCGATGTCTATCCCAACCAACTGGAGATTATCTCCTCCGAGCAGATGCTCGACGCCTATTCATCCGTCGGCATGCCGTTGATGTACCAGCACTGGTCGTTCGGCAAACGCTTCGTTTTTGAGGATCACTTCTATCGCAAAGGCCAGCGCGGTCTCGCCTATGAATTGGTCATCAATTCCAATCCCTGCATCACCTATCTGATGGAAGAAAATACCATGGCCTTGCAGGCCCTGGTGACCGCTCACGCGGCCTTCGGTCACAATCATTTTTTCAAGAACAACTACCTGTTCCAGCAGTGGACCGATGCCAGCGCCATCCTCAATTATATGGAGTTCGCCAAGAAATATATTGCCAAATGCGAGGAACGGTACGGGACGCCTGCGGTGGAATCCATTCTCGATTCCGCCCATGCGTTGATGGAACAGGGCGTCTTCAGATACAGGCGGCCGCCTCGGCTGTCGTCTGCAAAGGAACGGGAGAGGACGCGTGAGAGATTGGAATACGAGGAACAGACCTACAGCGACCTGTGGCGGACACTTCCGCCGACGACCGAAAGCAGCGATCCGACGGCAGTGGAACGCGACATCTCGGAGCGAAAGAAGGAACTGAACCTGCCCGAGGAGAATCTCCTCTATTTCCTGGAGAAAACCAGCCTCATCCTGGAGCCCTGGCAGCGTGAGATCCTGCGGATTGTCCGTGTCATCGCCCAGTATTTTTACCCGCAGCGACAGACAAAGGTGATGAATGAGGGATGCGCCACCTTCGTTCATTACACCATCATGAACAGGCTCTTCGATCAGGGCAAAATCAGCGAAGGCGCGATGCTGGAGGTTCTGCAGAGCCACACCAATGTCGTCTTCCAGCCAGGCTTCGACGATCCCAGGTTTCCGGGCATCAACCCTTATGCGCTGGGGTTTGCGATGATGCAGGATATCGAGCGCATCTGCACCAATCCGACATCGGAGGATCGCGACTGGTTTCCCGAGATCGCGGGCAGCGGCAAATGGCGCGAGACGCTGCTCGATGCCTGGGCAAACCATCGGGATGAATCCTTCATCCTCCAGTATCTGAGCCCGGCGCTGATACGCAAATTCAGGTTGTTCCTGCTGACGGACGAGGCGGATGAGAAATATTGCGAGGTCGCCTCGATCCACAATGAGCGCGGCTACGAGGCCATACGCACCGCCCTTGCGCGCAGCTATGATATCGGTGCGAACCAGCCGGACATCCAGGTGATGGATGTCGACCTCCTGGGCGATCGCCATCTCCGCCTTCAGCACAACGTGAAAAACGGGGTTCTTCTGGATGAAGACAACCGCGATGCCACGCTGAGTCACGTTCGTCACCTTTGGGGTTATGACGTCAGCCTGGAGGGCGTCGATGCCGAGAGCGGCGATACGCTCTACGAATGCACGACAGCGGAACTTTCGGAGTAA
- a CDS encoding peptide deformylase, producing the protein MAVRPIIRFPNPLLNTAAAMVSRFDEDLRRLADDLLDTMRAAPGIGITAPHIGILQRVTVIEFDRHAEARVFINPEIVWYSSETARHSEGSVSMPGISEEVERPDRVRVRYQAMSGEVREEEADGLMAVCLQHEIDQLRGIFWLQRLSRLKRERAVKRFEKSTREYR; encoded by the coding sequence ATGGCGGTCCGCCCCATCATTCGGTTTCCAAACCCGCTGCTGAACACGGCGGCAGCAATGGTCAGCAGATTCGATGAGGACCTTCGCCGGCTTGCCGACGATCTGCTTGATACGATGCGGGCAGCTCCGGGGATCGGCATCACGGCCCCTCACATCGGCATTCTGCAGCGGGTCACGGTAATCGAGTTCGATCGCCACGCGGAAGCACGCGTCTTCATCAATCCGGAGATCGTCTGGTATTCGAGCGAGACCGCGCGCCATAGCGAGGGCAGCGTCTCAATGCCCGGCATTTCCGAAGAGGTCGAGCGGCCAGACAGGGTGCGCGTGCGCTACCAGGCGATGTCGGGCGAAGTGCGCGAGGAAGAGGCCGACGGGCTGATGGCGGTCTGTCTTCAGCACGAGATCGATCAGCTTCGCGGGATCTTCTGGCTTCAGCGGCTGTCGAGACTGAAGCGCGAGCGGGCAGTGAAGCGGTTCGAAAAATCGACCAGAGAGTATCGGTAA
- the mgtE gene encoding magnesium transporter, translating to MSSTGDDDRGSDEITAYDGSDIYADDGSVRSDFLMHVGAAIADRDTIYLRQHVARLHASELGDLLEAIQPEQRLALVSLLGKEFDLSALTEVDEAIRLDIVEHLPNEQIAEALGEMDSDDAVYILEDLDQEDQEEILAKLPFTERVRLRRSLDYPESTAGRRMQTEFVAVPPFWTVGQTIDYMREDEDLPDSFTQIFVIDPTFRLLGTVDLDRVLRAKRSVKIDAIMRDTSHAIPAEMDQEEAAQLFEQYDLLSAAVVDDNGRLVGVLTIDDVVDVIQEEAEEDLLRLSGVGDEELSDSVAEASRSRVPWLFVNSMTACISASVIGLFDATIQQIVALAILMPIVAGMGGNAGSQTMTVTVRALATRGLDIHNAPRIIRREAGVGLLNGIIFGTLIGLVAGLWFQDPNIGGIIATAMLINMMAAALAGILIPLLLEKSGADPAVSSAVFVTAITDVTGFFTFLGIATWWFHIT from the coding sequence ATGAGCAGTACGGGCGACGACGACCGCGGTTCCGATGAAATCACCGCCTATGACGGTTCGGATATCTACGCCGACGACGGTTCGGTGCGCTCCGACTTCTTGATGCATGTCGGTGCCGCGATCGCGGACCGCGATACGATCTATCTGCGCCAGCATGTCGCCCGCCTTCACGCCTCGGAACTCGGCGACCTTCTCGAGGCGATCCAGCCGGAGCAGCGCTTGGCGCTCGTTTCGCTGCTTGGAAAGGAGTTCGACCTTTCGGCTCTGACCGAGGTCGACGAGGCGATCCGCCTCGACATCGTCGAGCATCTGCCGAACGAGCAGATCGCCGAGGCACTTGGCGAAATGGATTCCGATGACGCGGTCTACATTCTCGAGGATCTCGATCAGGAAGATCAGGAAGAGATCCTCGCCAAGCTGCCGTTTACAGAGCGTGTTCGTCTTCGCCGCTCGCTCGATTATCCGGAAAGCACCGCCGGTCGGCGTATGCAGACCGAGTTCGTGGCCGTTCCGCCATTCTGGACCGTCGGTCAGACGATCGATTACATGCGCGAGGACGAGGATCTTCCCGATAGCTTTACGCAGATCTTCGTGATCGATCCGACCTTCAGGCTCCTCGGCACCGTCGATCTCGACCGGGTGTTGCGGGCAAAGCGCTCGGTCAAGATCGATGCGATCATGCGTGATACAAGCCATGCGATTCCGGCGGAGATGGACCAGGAAGAGGCGGCCCAGCTTTTCGAGCAGTACGACCTGCTATCCGCCGCCGTCGTTGACGACAATGGCCGTCTGGTCGGCGTACTGACGATCGACGACGTCGTGGACGTGATTCAGGAAGAGGCCGAGGAGGACCTGCTGCGCCTGAGTGGCGTCGGTGACGAGGAATTGTCCGACTCCGTTGCAGAGGCCTCGCGCTCGCGCGTGCCGTGGCTGTTCGTCAATTCGATGACGGCCTGTATCTCGGCCTCGGTGATCGGGCTCTTCGATGCCACCATCCAGCAGATCGTTGCACTCGCCATCCTGATGCCGATCGTCGCGGGCATGGGCGGCAATGCCGGCTCGCAGACCATGACCGTCACGGTTCGGGCGCTTGCGACCCGTGGCCTCGACATTCACAATGCTCCGAGGATCATTCGGCGCGAAGCGGGTGTCGGGCTGCTGAACGGCATAATCTTCGGGACACTCATCGGCCTCGTCGCCGGTCTCTGGTTTCAGGACCCCAACATCGGCGGCATCATCGCGACGGCAATGCTGATCAACATGATGGCGGCCGCACTCGCAGGCATCCTGATTCCGCTGCTCCTGGAGAAATCCGGCGCCGACCCGGCCGTTTCTTCGGCGGTCTTCGTCACGGCCATCACGGATGTAACCGGCTTCTTCACCTTCCTGGGCATTGCCACCTGGTGGTTTCACATCACGTGA
- a CDS encoding MerR family transcriptional regulator has translation MDKYYSITELTREFGISTRTLRFYEDEGLIHPERRGRTRLFRPADRHLIKEILRGRRIGFTIAEIREIIQVYKDPPGEMGQLQLLMKRVEEKREELRQKRKDIEDTLAELDNVEEACLTRLAEIGVGT, from the coding sequence GTGGACAAGTACTATAGCATCACCGAGCTGACGCGGGAATTCGGCATCTCGACCCGCACGCTGCGCTTCTACGAGGACGAAGGCCTCATCCATCCGGAGCGTCGCGGCCGCACGCGCCTGTTTCGGCCGGCCGACCGGCACCTCATCAAAGAAATCCTGCGTGGCCGCCGCATCGGTTTCACGATTGCCGAAATCCGCGAGATCATTCAGGTCTACAAGGACCCGCCGGGCGAAATGGGCCAGCTGCAGCTTCTGATGAAGCGCGTCGAAGAGAAGCGCGAGGAATTGCGGCAGAAGCGCAAGGATATAGAGGATACACTCGCCGAGCTCGACAATGTCGAAGAGGCGTGCCTGACGCGCCTGGCGGAGATTGGCGTCGGCACCTAG
- a CDS encoding methyltransferase family protein, which translates to MNAYRAKPLSFPWPPLLYGAAVLLALVLSRLFPIPVSHGHSWMPWLTGGGLILLAVWLDLWAMKTLLDRHTAVLPNRCATCLVTCGPFRFTRNPIYLGYTLLMIGLGLMMLNPWFFIMAIAAVAVTTLFAIRNEERHLLSRFGFEFEIYCRHTTRWI; encoded by the coding sequence ATGAATGCCTATCGTGCCAAGCCGCTGAGTTTTCCATGGCCGCCCCTGCTCTATGGTGCGGCTGTCCTGCTTGCCCTCGTCTTGAGCCGCCTTTTCCCTATTCCGGTATCGCATGGACATAGCTGGATGCCATGGCTGACAGGAGGCGGATTGATCCTGCTGGCGGTGTGGCTCGATCTTTGGGCTATGAAGACATTGCTCGACCGGCACACCGCCGTCCTGCCGAACCGGTGCGCCACGTGCCTGGTGACGTGCGGACCGTTTCGCTTCACCCGCAATCCGATCTATCTCGGCTACACCCTGCTGATGATCGGCCTCGGACTGATGATGCTCAATCCCTGGTTCTTCATCATGGCAATTGCGGCTGTCGCAGTGACGACGTTATTTGCCATCCGCAATGAGGAACGGCATCTGCTCTCGCGCTTCGGCTTCGAATTTGAAATATATTGCCGCCACACCACGCGGTGGATCTGA
- a CDS encoding heparan-alpha-glucosaminide N-acetyltransferase, protein MSDSPAATIHAPQTSQPSVSRPGRIALLDALRGLALVAMAIYHSVWDLEFFGYVAAGTAGTGGWRLFARLIASSFLFLAGYSLVLGQLPKFRAGAFGRRLAKIAGAAALISIATWFVIPDSFIFFGILHAIAAASVVGLLFLPLPAAVSFLAAAAVLVAPLYLRSPIFDTPALWWVGLSETVPRSNDYVPLLPWLAPFLLGLGTAKLLHHRLFARQASAHAPRNGQNLWMAPLAFAGRHSLVVYLVHQPLLIGLVYLFSLVVPAPVPDAAQAYRLNCEQACSRENPAVSCAAFCGCTLDRLKAQNLFEDLNLGKIDVNTDERIARIAGQCTMDARSGD, encoded by the coding sequence ATGTCCGATAGTCCCGCGGCGACGATTCATGCGCCGCAAACCTCGCAACCGAGCGTCAGCAGACCCGGTCGGATCGCGCTCTTGGATGCGCTCCGGGGCCTGGCTCTCGTCGCCATGGCGATCTACCATTCTGTCTGGGATCTTGAATTCTTCGGTTATGTGGCAGCCGGAACCGCGGGTACAGGCGGCTGGCGGCTTTTTGCGCGATTGATCGCGAGCAGCTTCCTGTTTCTCGCCGGCTATAGCCTCGTCTTGGGTCAGCTTCCGAAATTTCGCGCCGGCGCATTCGGCCGCCGCTTGGCCAAGATCGCTGGAGCCGCAGCCCTGATCAGCATCGCGACCTGGTTTGTCATCCCCGATTCCTTCATCTTTTTTGGGATTCTCCATGCCATCGCGGCAGCAAGCGTTGTCGGCCTCTTGTTCTTGCCGCTCCCCGCAGCGGTTTCCTTTCTTGCCGCCGCAGCGGTCCTCGTCGCGCCGCTCTACTTGCGCTCGCCCATCTTCGACACGCCCGCGCTCTGGTGGGTCGGACTGTCCGAGACGGTCCCTCGCTCTAACGACTACGTGCCCCTTCTTCCTTGGCTCGCCCCTTTCCTGTTAGGGCTTGGAACCGCAAAGCTGCTTCATCACCGGCTTTTCGCCCGTCAAGCATCCGCTCACGCTCCACGTAATGGGCAGAATCTGTGGATGGCGCCGCTCGCCTTTGCTGGGCGCCACAGCCTGGTCGTGTACTTGGTACACCAGCCGCTGCTCATAGGGCTCGTCTATCTTTTTTCCCTTGTCGTCCCCGCCCCCGTGCCGGATGCGGCGCAGGCCTACCGATTGAACTGCGAGCAAGCCTGCAGTCGGGAAAATCCCGCCGTCTCGTGCGCTGCCTTCTGCGGCTGCACGCTCGACCGGCTGAAGGCGCAAAACCTGTTCGAAGATTTAAACCTGGGCAAGATCGACGTGAACACGGATGAACGCATTGCGCGAATCGCCGGTCAGTGCACAATGGATGCACGATCAGGGGATTAG
- a CDS encoding DUF599 domain-containing protein produces the protein MTFEDYIAFGIFILLWGGFSWATDGRRKFRRVSLTRLMNENRRRWIRNSLNRDLKMIDTQIIAGLQNGTAFFASTTIFALGGCFALLGATEQVQMIFNDLPQVFRTGRTGFELKVGGLTCLFGYSFFKFGWSYRLFNYCSILMGGIPMTADMTRDRQAAERAAERAISMNILAAKHFNAGLRAIFLSIGYLGWFISPYVFIVLTAFVIFVLTRRQFFSEARTMLLEDGL, from the coding sequence ATGACTTTCGAGGATTATATAGCGTTCGGCATCTTCATTTTGCTGTGGGGCGGCTTCAGTTGGGCGACCGATGGAAGGCGCAAGTTCCGGCGCGTCAGTCTGACCCGGCTCATGAACGAAAACAGGCGGCGGTGGATTCGCAACTCACTCAATCGTGACTTGAAGATGATCGACACGCAGATCATCGCCGGTCTGCAGAACGGCACCGCGTTCTTCGCCTCTACGACCATTTTTGCGCTTGGTGGTTGTTTCGCGCTGCTCGGCGCGACCGAGCAGGTGCAAATGATCTTCAACGACCTGCCGCAGGTCTTCCGGACTGGGCGGACGGGATTCGAGCTGAAGGTCGGCGGACTTACCTGCCTCTTCGGTTATTCCTTCTTCAAGTTCGGCTGGTCCTACAGGCTGTTCAATTATTGTTCTATTCTGATGGGCGGCATTCCGATGACGGCCGACATGACACGGGATCGGCAGGCCGCCGAACGGGCCGCGGAACGCGCAATAAGCATGAACATCCTGGCCGCCAAACATTTCAATGCCGGCCTCAGGGCAATCTTCCTTTCGATCGGCTATCTCGGCTGGTTCATCAGCCCCTATGTCTTCATTGTGCTAACCGCCTTCGTCATCTTCGTGCTTACGCGCCGGCAGTTTTTCTCCGAAGCACGCACTATGCTGCTGGAGGACGGCCTTTAG